Proteins encoded by one window of Manduca sexta isolate Smith_Timp_Sample1 chromosome 12, JHU_Msex_v1.0, whole genome shotgun sequence:
- the LOC115448679 gene encoding deoxynucleoside kinase, producing the protein MPIMKPVSNVARVAGRRPFRVSIEGNIGSGKSTCIKFFEKYQNVETHTEPLNEWRDVSGHNLLGLMYSDMNKWMFPFQHYVHLSRLKIQTSPPSNPNITVKMFERSVQNSRFCFVENAKRQNFLEDPEYHTLLAWYDYTEKCLDISLDLIVYLRTSPQVVFDRMLKRGRAEESEVPLDYLQQVHESYEMWFNSQDVGCEVLTIDADKSIACVKDDLERYTYKVLGGNHTN; encoded by the exons ATGCCCATCATGAAACCTGTTAGTAATGTGGCTCGGGTAGCGGGCAGGAGACCATTTAGAGTGTCCATAGAAGGTAACATAGGCTCAGGAAAGTCTACATGCATAAAGTTTTTTGAGAAATATCAAAACGTGGAAACACATACG GAACCTCTCAATGAATGGCGTGATGTGAGCGGCCACAATCTGCTCGGTCTCATGTACAGTGACATGAACAAGTGGATGTTTCCATTCCAGCACTACGTCCACCTCAGCAGGCTGAAGATACAGACAAGCCCACCATCTAACCCTAACATCACTGTCAAGATGTTTGAAAG GTCAGTACAAAACAGCCGGTTCTGTTTTGTGGAGAATGCCAAGAGACAGAACTTCCTTGAAGACCCTGAATACCACACATTATTGGCATGGTATGACTACACAGAAAAGTGCCTTGATATAAGCCTGGATCTCATAG tttatttaaGGACATCCCCACAAGTTGTGTTTGACCGTATGTTAAAACGTGGCAGGGCTGAAGAATCTGAAGTGCCTTTGGATTACTTGCAACAG GTGCATGAATCTTATGAAATGTGGTTCAACTCACAAGATGTAGGGTGTGAAGTGTTGACTATAGATGCTGACAAATCAATAGCTTGTGTAAAAGATGATTTAGAAAGGTACACATACAAAGTATTGGGTGGAAATCACActaattaa